Proteins from a single region of Strix aluco isolate bStrAlu1 chromosome 18, bStrAlu1.hap1, whole genome shotgun sequence:
- the FZD10 gene encoding frizzled-10, which yields MGPATGNLVRTLVVLCGLTCFCTRISSIDIDRPGDGRCQPIEIPMCKDIGYNMTRMPNLMGHENQREAAIQLHEFAPLVEYGCHSHLKFFLCSLYAPMCTEQVSTPIPACKVMCEQARLKCSPIMEQFNFKWPDSLNCSKLPNKNDPNFLCMEAPNNGSDEPPRGSSMLPPMFRPQRPSSGHDLQQHKDSLSRTSCENPGKFHRVEKSASCAPLCTPGVDVYWSKDDKQFAVIWIAIWSILCFFSSAFTVLTFLIDPQRFKYPERPIIFLSMCYCVYSVGYIIRLFSGAESIACDRDSGQLYVIQEGLESTGCTIVFLVLYYFGMASSLWWVILTLTWFLAAGKKWGHEAIEANSSYFHLAAWAIPAVKTIMILVMRRVAGDELTGLCYVGSMDVNALTGFVLIPLACYLIIGTSFILSGFVALFHIRRVMKTGGENTDKLEKLMVRIGVFSVLYTVPATCVIACYFYERLNMDYWKIVATQQKCKMNNQTKNLDCMMNNSIPAVEIFMVKIFMLLVVGITSGMWIWTSKTLQSWQNVCSRRLKKRSRRKPASVITSSGIYKKPQHPQKTHLAKYESTLQPPTCV from the coding sequence ATGGGGCCGGCGACCGGGAACTTGGTCCGGACTCTGGTGGTGCTGTGCGGGCTGACCTGCTTCTGCACCAGGATAAGCTCCATAGACATTGACCGCCCCGGGGACGGGAGGTGCCAGCCGATAGAAATCCCCATGTGCAAGGATATAGGGTACAACATGACGAGGATGCCCAACCTGATGGGACATGAAAACCAACGGGAAGCTGCCATTCAGCTCCACGAGTTTGCCCCCTTGGTGGAGTATGGTTGCCACAGCCATCTGAAatttttcctctgctccctctATGCCCCGATGTGCACAGAGCAGGTTTCTACACCAATCCCAGCCTGCAAGGTTATGTGTGAGCAGGCGAGGCTGAAATGCTCTCCGATTATGGAGCAGTTCAATTTTAAATGGCCAGACTCCCTAAACTGCAGCAAGCTGCCCAACAAGAACGACCCCAATTTCCTGTGCATGGAAGCCCCCAACAACGGATCCGATGAGCCACCCAGAGGATCCAGCATGCTGCCACCCATGTTTCGTCCACAGCGGCCCAGCAGTGGCCACGACCTGCAGCAGCATAAGGACAGCCTCAGCAGAACCTCCTGTGAAAATCCTGGCAAGTTCCACCGTGTGGAAAAAAGTGCTTCCTGTGCGCCGCTCTGCACTCCGGGGGTTGATGTTTACTGGAGCAAGGATGACAAACAATTTGCTGTCATTTGGATTGCCATCTGGTCCATTCTGTGCTTCTTCTCCAGTGCTTTTACTGTACTCACTTTTCTGATAGATCCTCAGCGTTTCAAGTACCCCGAGAGGCCCATTATCTTCCTCTCGATGTGCTACTGCGTCTACTCAGTGGGGTACATTATTCGCCTCTTTTCAGGTGCTGAAAGTATTGCCTGTGATAGGGACAGCGGCCAACTCTATGTCATCCAGGAAGGACTGGAAAGCACTGGCTGCACCATTGTGTTCCTGGTTCTGTATTACTTTGGTATGGCAAGTTCCTTGTGGTGGGTAATCTTGACTTTAACTTGGTTCCTAGCAGCTGGGAAGAAATGGGGGCATGAAGCAATTGAAGCAAACAGTAGCTACTTCCATTTGGCAGCATGGGCCATTCCAGCTGTGAAGACCATAATGATCCTAGTTATGAGAAGGGTGGCTGGAGATGAGCTGACAGGGTTGTGCTATGTTGGAAGCATGGATGTGAATGCCTTGACTGGGTTTGTACTCATTCCTTTGGCTTGTTATCTAATCATTGGcacttctttcattctttctggttttgtggcCCTTTTTCATATCAGGAGGGTGATGAAAACAGGTGGAGAAAATACTGACAAGTTGGAGAAGCTTATGGTCAGGATTGGTGTCTTCTCAGTCTTGTATACAGTGCCTGCAACTTGTGTGATAGCTTGCTATTTTTATGAAAGACTTAATATGGATTATTGGAAAATTGTGGCAACTCAACAGAAATGCAAGATGAACAATCAGACTAAAAATTTAGACTGCATGATGAATAACTCTATTCCAGCAGTAGAAATTTTTATGGTCAAAATTTTTATGTTATTAGTTGTGGGCATTACTAGTGGTATGTGGATCTGGACTTCCAAGACTCTTCAGTCCTGGCAAAATGTTTGTAGTCGAAGATTAAAGAAGAGAAGTAGGAGAAAACCTGCAAGTGTTATTACAAGTAGCGGAATCTACAAAAAACCTCAACATCCACAGAAAACTCACCTTGCAAAATATGAATCAACATTACAACCACCCACTTGTGTGTGA